Proteins from a genomic interval of Motilibacter aurantiacus:
- a CDS encoding carbon-nitrogen family hydrolase, translated as MRAALIQLDGSLDAPLAERVERVAGLVRAQRGADLVVLPELWAHGAWATGSWAGAAEPLEGAVLAALRQAAADTGCVLHGGSMLERAPDGSVYNTSVVLGPDGALLAAYRKIHRFGFDGGEAAVLAAGDQVVGVDALGCRLGLATCYDLRFPELFRLLVDDGAQAFVVAASWPARRREHWQLLARARAVEDQAYVLACGQSGVQDGVELAGHSAVIDPWGRVVAEAGPDEQVLTVDVDLGDVARVRAEFPVLRDRRLTPGSRV; from the coding sequence GTGCGTGCAGCTCTGATCCAGCTCGACGGCTCACTCGACGCCCCGCTCGCGGAGCGGGTCGAGCGCGTGGCCGGCCTCGTCCGCGCCCAGCGCGGCGCCGACCTCGTCGTCCTGCCGGAGCTGTGGGCGCACGGAGCGTGGGCCACGGGCTCCTGGGCAGGAGCGGCCGAGCCGCTGGAGGGGGCCGTCCTCGCGGCGCTGCGGCAGGCGGCGGCCGACACCGGCTGCGTGCTGCACGGCGGCTCGATGCTCGAGCGCGCCCCCGACGGCAGCGTCTACAACACCTCGGTCGTGCTCGGGCCGGACGGCGCGCTGCTCGCGGCGTACCGCAAGATCCACCGCTTCGGCTTCGACGGCGGGGAGGCCGCGGTGCTGGCGGCCGGGGACCAGGTGGTCGGCGTGGACGCGCTGGGCTGCCGCCTCGGGCTCGCCACCTGCTACGACCTGCGCTTCCCGGAGCTGTTCCGGCTGCTCGTCGACGACGGGGCGCAGGCGTTCGTCGTGGCGGCGTCCTGGCCGGCCCGGCGGCGCGAGCACTGGCAGCTGCTGGCCCGGGCGCGGGCGGTGGAGGACCAGGCGTACGTCCTCGCGTGCGGGCAGTCCGGCGTGCAGGACGGGGTCGAGCTCGCCGGGCACAGCGCGGTGATCGACCCGTGGGGGCGGGTCGTGGCCGAGGCCGGCCCCGACGAGCAGGTGCTCACGGTCGACGTGGACCTCGGGGACGTCGCCCGCGTACGGGCCGAGTTCCCGGTGCTCCGCGATCGTCGGCTGACGCCCGGCTCGCGGGTCTAG
- a CDS encoding poly(ethylene terephthalate) hydrolase family protein, which translates to MQWTSRARKRAASGALAVGLGIAGVVALPTTFATSVNAAPTLPSDGTWDVTATPTGYKVTLTLDSEVPVRDALTELAVDGRVIGEAKQSLDGKTLTVETTDKSVADATSVQLAFSGSIPSVESAASTAKLRSLRVAPESQSSAVAAAATIADDPATPGAYTVKRADYSLGESVWALPGLFPAAKPVEDKAAVYLPDGAPGARPLVVFLHGRHSACYNATTRGTNNAVWPCPATHPLPIDSYKGYDETAEALASHGYVVVSISANGINSQDANFSDDAGTAARGQLVMKHLDQLARWNDNKGDKAQRAVFAGRIDFDNVGLMGHSRGGEGVVEAALQNAELHKPYNIRAVLPLAPIDFARETLPDVPMAIILPYCDGDVSNQQGQHYYDDSRYANKDDVLRTSLMVLGTDHNFFNTEWTPATSVAPSSDDWGASTDSVCGSAAPNTTRLSPALQRAVGTAYMAGFFRLVQGGENQFLPLFDGTNGTVPSTAGATVYTQAQAPGSQRLDVAPLEAPSSNVIVSGFTTQAYCYNTSNRILQGTNGVPCFTPTQTSRAPHWTSASYAPFVPISPVFKATWTTTGTTPPNASLFASLPAGSFDVSGYAALSFRAAKEETQTGDVDLNVTLIDGSGKTQSTTVASNSSALISFPASTNTTNGVSLTPKTWMQTARLPLSLFNSLDLKDIRQVRITPATLTGGVYLSDIAFDTPGVGAGGPTELPHASLADVTVPEGNAPGYATMRITLDDKLEAPASLWVTSNSTASTAQVDPIAIPVLLPEGSRGTTVQIPLRGNTVASGTATNPLPTTALKVILANGKGVVFSDQFALLNIVEDDPRPAS; encoded by the coding sequence ATGCAGTGGACTTCGCGCGCCCGCAAGCGGGCCGCATCCGGTGCCCTGGCCGTCGGGCTGGGGATCGCCGGGGTCGTCGCGTTGCCGACGACGTTCGCCACCTCCGTCAACGCCGCGCCGACGCTGCCCAGCGACGGCACGTGGGACGTCACCGCGACGCCCACCGGCTACAAGGTCACGCTGACCCTCGACTCCGAGGTCCCGGTCCGTGACGCACTGACCGAGCTCGCCGTCGACGGCCGCGTGATCGGCGAGGCGAAGCAGTCCCTCGACGGCAAGACCCTCACCGTCGAGACGACCGACAAGAGCGTCGCCGACGCCACGTCGGTGCAGCTCGCCTTCAGCGGCTCCATCCCCTCGGTCGAGTCCGCGGCCTCCACCGCCAAGCTGCGGAGCCTGCGGGTGGCCCCCGAGTCGCAGTCGAGCGCCGTCGCCGCCGCCGCGACGATCGCCGACGACCCGGCGACGCCCGGTGCCTACACCGTCAAGCGCGCCGACTACAGCCTCGGCGAGAGCGTCTGGGCGCTTCCCGGCCTCTTCCCGGCCGCCAAGCCCGTCGAGGACAAGGCCGCGGTCTACCTGCCCGACGGCGCTCCCGGCGCCCGTCCCCTCGTGGTCTTCCTCCACGGGCGGCACTCGGCCTGCTACAACGCCACGACGCGCGGCACCAACAACGCCGTGTGGCCCTGCCCCGCCACGCACCCGCTGCCGATCGACAGCTACAAGGGCTACGACGAGACCGCTGAGGCGCTCGCCAGCCACGGCTACGTCGTGGTCTCCATCAGCGCGAACGGGATCAACTCCCAGGACGCGAACTTCAGCGACGACGCCGGCACCGCAGCGCGCGGCCAGCTCGTGATGAAGCACCTGGACCAGCTGGCCCGCTGGAACGACAACAAGGGCGACAAGGCCCAGCGCGCGGTCTTCGCCGGCCGGATCGACTTCGACAACGTCGGCCTCATGGGCCACTCGCGCGGCGGTGAGGGGGTCGTCGAGGCGGCGCTGCAGAACGCCGAGCTGCACAAGCCCTACAACATCCGCGCCGTGCTGCCGCTCGCGCCGATCGACTTCGCCCGCGAGACGCTGCCGGACGTGCCGATGGCGATCATCCTCCCCTACTGCGACGGCGACGTCTCCAACCAGCAGGGCCAGCACTACTACGACGACTCGCGCTACGCGAACAAGGACGACGTGCTGCGCACGTCGCTGATGGTCCTCGGCACCGACCACAACTTCTTCAACACCGAGTGGACCCCCGCGACCTCGGTCGCACCGTCCTCCGACGACTGGGGCGCCTCCACCGACTCGGTCTGCGGCTCGGCCGCGCCGAACACCACCCGCCTCTCGCCCGCGCTGCAGCGCGCGGTCGGCACCGCGTACATGGCCGGCTTCTTCCGCTTGGTCCAGGGTGGGGAGAACCAGTTCCTCCCGCTCTTCGACGGCACGAACGGCACGGTGCCCTCCACCGCCGGCGCCACCGTCTACACGCAGGCCCAGGCCCCCGGGTCGCAGCGCCTGGACGTCGCGCCGCTCGAGGCCCCGTCCTCGAACGTCATCGTGAGCGGCTTCACGACGCAGGCCTACTGCTACAACACGAGCAACCGGATCCTGCAGGGCACCAACGGCGTCCCGTGCTTCACCCCGACGCAGACCTCGCGCGCCCCCCACTGGACCTCGGCGTCCTACGCGCCGTTCGTGCCGATCTCCCCGGTGTTCAAGGCCACGTGGACGACGACCGGCACGACGCCGCCGAACGCCTCGCTCTTCGCGTCGCTGCCGGCTGGCTCGTTCGACGTCAGCGGGTACGCCGCGCTGTCGTTCCGCGCGGCCAAGGAGGAGACGCAGACCGGTGACGTCGACCTCAACGTCACGCTGATCGACGGCTCCGGCAAGACGCAGTCGACGACGGTCGCGTCCAACAGCAGCGCGCTGATCTCCTTCCCCGCCTCGACCAACACCACCAACGGCGTGAGCCTGACGCCGAAGACGTGGATGCAGACGGCCCGGCTCCCGCTGTCGTTGTTCAACTCGCTGGACCTGAAGGACATCCGGCAGGTCCGCATCACCCCGGCGACGCTGACCGGTGGCGTGTACCTCTCGGACATCGCCTTCGACACCCCCGGTGTCGGCGCCGGTGGCCCGACCGAGCTGCCCCACGCCAGCCTCGCCGACGTGACGGTCCCCGAGGGCAACGCCCCCGGCTACGCCACCATGAGGATCACGCTGGACGACAAGCTCGAGGCTCCGGCGAGCCTCTGGGTGACCTCGAACAGCACGGCCTCCACCGCCCAGGTGGACCCGATCGCCATCCCGGTCCTCCTGCCCGAGGGCTCGCGCGGCACGACCGTGCAGATCCCGCTCCGCGGCAACACGGTGGCGAGCGGCACGGCGACGAACCCGCTGCCGACGACTGCGCTGAAGGTCATTCTGGCCAACGGCAAGGGCGTCGTCTTCAGCGACCAGTTCGCGCTGCTCAACATCGTCGAGGACGACCCGCGCCCGGCGAGCTGA
- a CDS encoding DNA cytosine methyltransferase — MPPELPFVDLFAGAGGLSLGLSAAGLAPIAAAEMHGDALATYVAAHEKYEPGSALQVFEGDLARHPLRSLRGEVAVVAGGPPCQPYSTGGLRRGIGDARDGLPLFVRAVREARPEAFLLENVPGLASGAQRPRLDAVVGELTALGYRVDWRLLRAADFGVCQRRQRLLVVGTRRGRFAWPEPTHGPGRPLPYVRAGELLDPERPVGEPNPALVTYAKTPDLRPSPWDGHLWNGGGRPIDPDGLVPTLLASMGGNKTPWLDGGRVVPTYHAHLLAGGAPRSGRVDGARRITAEEAALVQGFPPDMPWVGPRSSRYRQVGNAVPVRLAEAVGLALRAQLTGTATRVA, encoded by the coding sequence GTGCCGCCCGAGCTGCCCTTCGTCGACCTCTTCGCCGGCGCGGGCGGGCTGTCGCTCGGGCTGTCGGCCGCGGGCCTCGCGCCGATCGCCGCGGCGGAGATGCACGGCGACGCGCTCGCGACCTACGTCGCCGCACACGAGAAGTACGAGCCGGGGTCCGCGCTGCAGGTGTTCGAGGGTGACCTCGCTCGGCACCCGCTGCGCTCCTTGCGCGGCGAGGTGGCAGTCGTGGCCGGCGGCCCGCCCTGCCAGCCCTACAGCACGGGCGGCTTGCGACGAGGGATCGGCGATGCACGTGACGGGCTTCCGCTGTTCGTCCGCGCCGTGCGCGAGGCCCGCCCGGAGGCCTTCCTGCTGGAGAACGTGCCGGGCCTCGCCTCCGGCGCGCAGCGCCCCAGGCTCGACGCCGTCGTCGGCGAGCTCACGGCCCTCGGCTACCGGGTGGACTGGCGGCTGCTCCGCGCGGCGGACTTCGGCGTCTGCCAGCGCCGGCAACGGCTACTCGTGGTGGGCACCCGGCGCGGACGGTTCGCATGGCCCGAGCCCACGCACGGGCCGGGCCGCCCGCTGCCCTACGTGCGGGCGGGCGAGCTGCTCGACCCCGAGCGGCCGGTCGGCGAGCCCAACCCGGCGCTGGTGACGTACGCGAAGACCCCCGACCTGCGCCCGAGCCCGTGGGACGGCCATCTCTGGAACGGCGGCGGGCGGCCGATCGACCCCGACGGGCTCGTCCCCACCCTGCTGGCGTCAATGGGCGGGAACAAGACCCCCTGGCTCGACGGCGGCCGGGTCGTGCCGACGTACCACGCCCACCTGCTCGCGGGAGGCGCGCCGCGGTCGGGACGGGTCGACGGCGCGCGCCGCATCACCGCCGAGGAGGCCGCGCTGGTGCAGGGGTTCCCCCCGGACATGCCCTGGGTCGGCCCGCGCTCCTCGAGGTACCGCCAGGTGGGCAACGCGGTGCCCGTCCGGCTGGCCGAGGCCGTCGGGCTGGCGCTCCGCGCGCAGCTGACGGGCACGGCCACGCGGGTGGCCTGA
- a CDS encoding SDR family oxidoreductase — MAAERVAVVTGGSRGIGRAVAAKLGSQGYAVVVGYTAQQARAEEAVAEVVAAGGQAVAVQADVADERAVAAMFETAEAEFGGVDVVVNAAGRMYLAPVAELDLDLVDAMHRTNIRGTLVVSREAARRVRPGGAIVNFSTTQVVLQFPTYGAYAASKGAVEAMTLSLARDLRGRDVTANTVAPGATATDMFLDGKSDELVERLSKQAPLERLGQPEDVAEVVAFLASPAGHWVNGQVVRANGGLG; from the coding sequence ATGGCAGCAGAGCGCGTGGCGGTCGTCACCGGAGGCTCGCGGGGCATCGGCCGGGCGGTCGCGGCGAAGCTGGGCTCGCAGGGGTACGCGGTCGTGGTCGGCTACACCGCGCAGCAGGCACGGGCCGAGGAAGCCGTCGCCGAGGTCGTCGCAGCCGGCGGGCAGGCCGTCGCGGTGCAGGCCGACGTCGCGGACGAGCGCGCGGTGGCCGCGATGTTCGAGACCGCGGAGGCCGAGTTCGGCGGTGTCGACGTGGTCGTGAACGCGGCGGGCCGCATGTACCTCGCCCCGGTCGCCGAGCTCGACCTCGACCTGGTCGACGCCATGCACCGGACCAACATCCGCGGCACCCTCGTGGTGTCCCGGGAGGCCGCGCGACGCGTGCGCCCGGGCGGGGCGATCGTGAACTTCTCCACCACCCAGGTGGTGCTGCAGTTCCCGACCTACGGCGCGTACGCCGCGAGCAAGGGCGCGGTCGAGGCGATGACGCTGTCGCTCGCCCGTGACCTGCGCGGACGTGACGTCACGGCGAACACGGTGGCGCCCGGGGCGACGGCCACCGACATGTTCCTGGACGGCAAGTCCGACGAGCTCGTGGAGCGGCTGTCGAAGCAGGCGCCGCTTGAGCGGCTCGGTCAGCCGGAGGACGTCGCCGAGGTGGTCGCCTTCCTCGCCTCGCCCGCGGGCCACTGGGTGAACGGGCAGGTGGTCCGGGCCAACGGCGGGCTGGGCTGA
- a CDS encoding STAS domain-containing protein — translation MELRVQHEPGGRTVVAPVGDVDLASAPELRVELLGLIGDGCSDILVDLADVPFVDSTALGVLVAARHRVTESGGRLVLGNANPELVRLFHISGMDRVFELVD, via the coding sequence ATGGAACTGCGGGTGCAGCACGAGCCGGGCGGCCGGACGGTCGTCGCGCCGGTCGGCGACGTGGACCTGGCCAGCGCGCCCGAGCTGCGCGTGGAGCTGCTCGGCCTGATCGGGGACGGCTGCTCGGACATCCTCGTCGACCTCGCCGACGTGCCCTTCGTCGACTCGACGGCGCTCGGCGTGCTCGTCGCGGCCCGGCACCGGGTTACGGAGTCCGGCGGTCGCCTGGTGCTCGGCAACGCCAACCCCGAGCTGGTGAGGCTCTTCCACATCTCGGGCATGGACCGGGTGTTCGAGCTGGTGGACTGA
- a CDS encoding SDR family oxidoreductase, translating to MSHPPQQQTPPGTEAELTPKADHGEESYRGSGRLAGKAAVITGADSGIGKAVAIAYAREGADVLISYLDEHEDAKDTAQWVEKAGRKAVLVPGDLADPAHCRAVIAKAVEEFDRIDVLVSNAAFQMTHETVEEIPDEEWDRTLAINLSAYFHLVKAALPHMKPGASIIGSSSVNSDNPSPTLLPYAMTKAGIANMTASLAQLLGERGIRANSVAPGPVWTPLIPSTMPEEKVEQFGSDTPLGRPGQPAELAPVYVMLASDEASYVSGARVAVTGGRPIL from the coding sequence ATGTCGCACCCCCCGCAGCAGCAGACCCCACCGGGCACCGAGGCAGAGCTCACGCCGAAGGCCGACCACGGCGAGGAGAGCTACCGCGGCTCCGGCCGGCTCGCCGGCAAGGCGGCGGTCATCACCGGCGCGGACAGCGGGATCGGCAAGGCCGTCGCCATCGCGTACGCGCGCGAGGGCGCCGACGTGCTGATCTCCTACCTCGACGAGCACGAGGACGCGAAGGACACCGCGCAGTGGGTCGAGAAGGCCGGGCGCAAGGCCGTCCTCGTCCCCGGTGACCTCGCCGACCCGGCCCACTGCCGGGCGGTGATCGCGAAGGCGGTCGAGGAGTTCGACCGGATCGACGTGCTCGTGAGCAACGCCGCCTTCCAGATGACCCACGAGACGGTCGAGGAGATCCCCGACGAGGAGTGGGACCGCACCCTCGCGATCAATCTCAGCGCCTACTTCCACCTGGTCAAGGCCGCGCTCCCGCACATGAAGCCGGGTGCGTCCATCATCGGCAGCTCCTCGGTGAACTCGGACAACCCGAGCCCGACCCTGCTGCCGTACGCGATGACGAAGGCCGGCATCGCCAACATGACGGCCAGCCTCGCCCAGCTGCTCGGCGAGCGCGGCATCCGGGCCAACAGCGTCGCCCCCGGGCCGGTCTGGACGCCGTTGATCCCGTCGACCATGCCCGAGGAGAAGGTCGAGCAGTTCGGCTCCGACACCCCCCTCGGCCGCCCTGGGCAGCCGGCCGAGCTCGCGCCGGTCTACGTGATGCTGGCCTCGGACGAGGCCAGCTACGTGTCCGGCGCCCGTGTCGCCGTCACCGGCGGCCGCCCGATCCTCTGA
- a CDS encoding NHL domain-containing thioredoxin family protein, which yields MGTTGRARVRAPELVGRGGWLNTGGEPLTLTGLRGKVVLLDFWTFCCINCLHVIDELREVEERWSDVLVTVGVHSPKFVHEADHAAVVAAVERYDVAHPVLDDPDLTTWQNYAVRAWPTLVLVDPEGYVVAQFAGEGHAHALDRVIAEVVAEHGAKGTLHRGTGPYVPPPPRAGDFSFPGKAVRLPERLGGGFLVSDSGHHSLVVLDETAQKVVRRIGSGARGLLDGDEHMARFAEPQGVALLPAEVAAEAGYDVVVADTVNHTLRGVRLETGQVQTLAGSGRQWMQGSGTTDLSSPWDVAWFDGKVWIAMAGIHQLWTYDPRSRAVAVVAGTTNEGLVDGPAHEAWFAQTSGLAADGDTLWLADSETSSLRRVRADGSGAYVVETVVGKGLFDFGHRDGPVDEALLQHPLGVTVLADGSVLVSDTYNGALRHVDVSAGTVATVATGLAEPSDAVRADGDSVLVVESAGHRLSWVRLTGAASVEGFASRTQRPTTDVAPGPLRLEVVFDPPPGQHLDERWGPATRLVVSSTPPGLLRSGEGRDTGLVRELELDPAAGDGVLHVAAMAASCDDEGGENAACHVHQQDWGVPVRLVAGAPAELTLVLSGNA from the coding sequence ATGGGAACGACGGGACGGGCTCGCGTACGCGCGCCGGAGCTGGTGGGCCGCGGCGGCTGGTTGAACACGGGCGGCGAGCCGCTCACCCTGACCGGGCTGCGCGGCAAGGTCGTCCTGCTCGACTTCTGGACCTTCTGCTGCATCAACTGCCTGCACGTGATCGACGAGCTGCGCGAGGTCGAGGAGCGCTGGTCCGACGTGCTCGTCACGGTCGGCGTGCACTCGCCGAAGTTCGTGCACGAGGCCGACCACGCGGCCGTCGTCGCCGCGGTCGAGCGCTACGACGTCGCCCACCCCGTGCTCGACGACCCCGACCTCACGACGTGGCAGAACTACGCGGTCCGGGCCTGGCCGACGCTCGTCCTGGTCGACCCCGAGGGCTACGTGGTCGCGCAGTTCGCCGGCGAGGGCCACGCCCACGCGCTGGACCGGGTGATCGCCGAGGTCGTCGCCGAGCACGGAGCCAAGGGCACCCTGCACCGCGGCACCGGCCCGTACGTCCCCCCGCCGCCGCGGGCGGGGGACTTCAGCTTCCCCGGCAAGGCCGTCCGGCTGCCCGAGCGGCTCGGCGGCGGCTTCCTCGTCTCCGACTCCGGCCACCACTCCCTGGTGGTCCTCGACGAGACGGCGCAGAAGGTCGTCCGGCGCATCGGGTCGGGGGCGCGGGGACTGCTCGACGGCGACGAGCACATGGCACGGTTCGCCGAGCCACAGGGCGTGGCGCTGCTGCCCGCGGAGGTGGCGGCCGAGGCCGGCTACGACGTCGTCGTCGCCGACACGGTCAACCACACGCTGCGCGGGGTGCGGCTGGAGACCGGTCAGGTGCAGACGCTTGCCGGAAGCGGCCGTCAGTGGATGCAGGGTTCCGGTACCACCGATCTGTCGAGCCCCTGGGACGTCGCCTGGTTCGACGGCAAGGTCTGGATCGCGATGGCCGGCATCCACCAGCTGTGGACGTACGACCCGCGCAGCCGTGCGGTCGCCGTCGTCGCGGGCACGACCAACGAGGGTCTCGTCGACGGGCCGGCGCACGAGGCGTGGTTCGCCCAGACCTCGGGGCTCGCGGCCGACGGTGACACGCTCTGGCTGGCGGACTCGGAGACCTCGTCGCTGCGGCGGGTGCGCGCCGACGGCAGCGGGGCGTACGTCGTGGAGACGGTGGTCGGCAAGGGGCTGTTCGACTTCGGGCACCGCGACGGCCCGGTCGACGAGGCGCTGCTGCAGCACCCGCTCGGCGTCACCGTGCTGGCCGACGGGTCGGTGCTCGTCAGCGATACCTACAACGGCGCGCTGCGCCACGTGGACGTCTCCGCCGGGACCGTGGCCACGGTCGCCACCGGGCTGGCCGAGCCGTCCGACGCGGTCCGGGCCGACGGGGACTCGGTCCTCGTGGTCGAGTCGGCGGGGCACCGGCTCTCCTGGGTACGCCTCACCGGCGCCGCGTCCGTCGAGGGCTTCGCGTCGCGCACGCAGCGGCCGACGACCGACGTCGCGCCGGGGCCGCTGCGCCTGGAGGTCGTGTTCGACCCGCCGCCGGGCCAGCACCTGGACGAGCGGTGGGGGCCGGCCACCCGGTTGGTCGTGTCGTCGACGCCGCCGGGCCTGCTGCGCTCGGGCGAGGGGCGCGACACCGGCCTCGTCCGCGAGCTGGAGCTGGACCCCGCCGCTGGCGACGGGGTGCTGCACGTGGCCGCCATGGCCGCCTCTTGCGACGACGAGGGCGGCGAGAACGCGGCCTGCCACGTCCACCAGCAGGACTGGGGGGTCCCGGTGCGGCTGGTCGCCGGCGCCCCTGCCGAGCTCACGCTCGTGCTCTCCGGCAACGCCTGA